In Terriglobales bacterium, a genomic segment contains:
- a CDS encoding dual specificity protein phosphatase, with protein MTWVTDRIAVGGGIWNEVKMIEVVDQGVTHIINMQIEFDDRHLGVPYGIRVLWNPTDDDFQPKPPELFQRGVEFALEALEHPKGKVFIHCAAGVHRAPMMTLAIMRAMGWELSDAKKLIQKRRPIVDFADVYVRSVEEFMKGYAAEPAER; from the coding sequence ATGACGTGGGTCACCGATCGCATTGCGGTCGGTGGGGGCATCTGGAATGAAGTGAAAATGATCGAGGTGGTGGACCAGGGCGTAACCCACATCATCAACATGCAGATCGAGTTCGACGACCGCCACCTCGGCGTGCCCTACGGCATCCGCGTCCTCTGGAATCCCACTGACGACGATTTCCAACCAAAGCCTCCTGAGCTATTCCAGCGTGGCGTGGAGTTTGCGCTCGAGGCCCTCGAACATCCCAAGGGAAAAGTCTTCATTCACTGCGCAGCCGGCGTGCATCGCGCGCCGATGATGACCTTGGCCATCATGCGCGCCATGGGATGGGAGCTCTCAGACGCCAAGAAGTTGATCCAGAAACGCCGCCCCATTGTGGACTTTGCGGATGTCTACGTTCGCAGCGTGGAAGAGTTCATGAAGGGCTACGCGGCCGAGCCGGCGGAACGATAA
- a CDS encoding zf-HC2 domain-containing protein — translation MKQRLAAQQVAAEAEHPSADTLVAFAEQGLRGSERQQVLSHLAVCPACRQTVSLATSAEPVSPVALPSRGRGVRFPMALKWASAAATLAVAIGIGVLSYEHQNRPTFRVASSSSQIQEKSVTPAAQPATEQNSEVPKTEVKAETQMNAANSRKANPQSRVMADARRVEPQLKKAQRDAVLGGLVGRSRPTRLPPSNAADRFMASNAVAPPPSPPPAPLDAKASTISDVAAAGGVVGGAPAPSPSAQPALEARSNAQLQTTAETAKLDRSTYNGPTSASLQRPASPAEMKAIASSALGGPVRTRAVHAFTPIAHWTISSNGKLQRESGDGRFTSIEPAPGVSIRAVAAQGIEVWAAGAQPDLSAKQWQQRPVLFHSSDAGESWARVDGPWQSPINALRLDSANALTVTTPDGSWTTLNAGRSWTKK, via the coding sequence ATGAAGCAGCGGCTTGCGGCGCAGCAGGTGGCCGCCGAGGCCGAGCATCCCTCAGCGGATACTCTGGTGGCGTTCGCTGAGCAGGGATTGCGCGGCTCAGAGAGGCAGCAGGTTCTCTCGCACCTGGCAGTCTGCCCAGCATGCAGGCAGACTGTGTCGCTTGCGACGTCCGCCGAGCCAGTCAGTCCAGTTGCGCTGCCGTCTCGCGGCCGTGGCGTCAGATTCCCAATGGCACTAAAGTGGGCATCTGCAGCGGCGACCTTGGCGGTCGCAATTGGCATAGGCGTGCTTTCGTACGAGCACCAGAATCGACCGACATTTAGGGTCGCATCATCTTCTTCTCAAATACAGGAAAAATCTGTTACGCCTGCTGCGCAGCCTGCAACCGAACAGAATTCTGAGGTTCCCAAGACAGAAGTGAAAGCTGAGACGCAGATGAACGCTGCGAATTCCAGAAAAGCCAATCCTCAATCTCGAGTCATGGCAGATGCTCGCAGAGTAGAACCGCAATTAAAGAAGGCGCAACGTGACGCAGTTCTCGGCGGCCTTGTTGGCCGTTCGCGACCCACCAGGCTCCCACCATCAAACGCTGCTGATAGATTTATGGCTTCCAATGCGGTAGCACCGCCACCATCACCTCCGCCTGCGCCTCTAGATGCGAAGGCGAGCACAATTTCTGACGTCGCGGCAGCGGGTGGTGTGGTTGGAGGCGCTCCCGCTCCTTCCCCTTCTGCGCAACCGGCACTTGAAGCAAGATCAAACGCGCAACTGCAGACAACCGCGGAGACGGCCAAACTGGACAGGTCGACATACAATGGCCCCACGAGTGCCAGCCTGCAGCGGCCTGCCTCACCGGCCGAGATGAAGGCGATCGCATCCTCCGCTCTTGGAGGACCGGTTCGCACCCGCGCAGTTCATGCGTTTACACCGATCGCCCACTGGACGATCTCGTCGAATGGCAAGCTGCAGCGAGAGTCAGGCGATGGCCGGTTCACTTCGATCGAGCCTGCGCCGGGAGTGTCGATTCGGGCAGTCGCAGCACAGGGCATCGAAGTGTGGGCGGCGGGCGCGCAGCCGGACCTGTCGGCGAAGCAGTGGCAGCAGCGTCCGGTGCTCTTTCACAGCTCCGATGCCGGTGAATCCTGGGCCAGAGTTGACGGCCCGTGGCAGTCGCCAATCAACGCGCTCCGGCTTGATAGTGCAAATGCACTCACTGTAACCACTCCCGACGGAAGCTGGACCACTCTGAACGCCGGCAGGAGCTGGACGAAAAAGTAG
- a CDS encoding Trm112 family protein, with protein sequence MAIAQELLEILVCPSCKEPVKLTSEQTGLRCDRCNLVYPIIDDIPVMLVDKAIRN encoded by the coding sequence ATGGCGATCGCCCAGGAACTTCTCGAGATCCTTGTTTGTCCATCATGTAAAGAGCCAGTGAAGCTCACTTCCGAGCAGACAGGTCTGCGCTGTGACCGATGCAATCTCGTCTACCCCATCATCGACGACATTCCCGTCATGCTTGTGGACAAAGCCATCCGTAACTAA
- a CDS encoding sigma-70 family RNA polymerase sigma factor: MRIDAHQATELYERSSASAYSLSQQQFTEILQRVVSRTEEMSGADADEISGFLSGLKLDELALAHGCAAGNQHAWDVFLTRYRESIYQSARSITRNESVGRELADSLYAELYGLGGPEDRRSKLALYSGRGSLAGWLRMVLSQSYVNQIRAGKRLVSIEEEEEEHGTQYAAPVAEQSSPVDSRLAEATDQVLSALEPEEGFLLSSYFLDGRRLAEIGRMLGVHESTISRKLEKLLKDVRKRIRKELERRGMSRRQAEEALEADVRDFALDVRSRLQPPAENSS, encoded by the coding sequence GTGAGAATCGACGCTCACCAGGCGACTGAGCTTTATGAACGCAGCAGCGCCTCGGCATACTCGCTCTCCCAGCAGCAATTCACGGAGATTCTTCAGCGGGTCGTCAGCCGGACCGAGGAGATGAGCGGGGCCGATGCCGACGAAATCTCCGGCTTCCTTTCAGGACTCAAGCTCGATGAGCTAGCGCTGGCGCACGGATGCGCAGCCGGCAATCAACACGCCTGGGACGTGTTTCTCACTCGCTATCGCGAATCGATCTATCAATCGGCGCGCAGCATCACTCGGAACGAGTCGGTGGGCCGCGAGCTGGCCGATTCGCTCTATGCCGAGCTATACGGGCTGGGCGGCCCTGAAGATCGCAGATCGAAGCTTGCGCTTTACTCCGGACGCGGTTCGCTGGCCGGCTGGCTGCGGATGGTTCTGTCGCAGAGCTATGTGAATCAGATTCGGGCAGGGAAGCGGCTGGTGAGCATCGAGGAGGAAGAAGAGGAGCACGGAACGCAATATGCTGCGCCTGTCGCGGAGCAGTCCTCCCCGGTAGATTCTCGCCTCGCGGAAGCCACAGATCAGGTGCTGAGCGCACTCGAGCCAGAAGAGGGATTTCTGCTTTCGTCCTATTTTCTCGATGGCCGGCGCCTGGCGGAGATCGGACGCATGCTGGGCGTCCATGAATCAACTATCAGCCGCAAGCTGGAGAAGCTGCTCAAGGACGTGCGCAAGCGCATCCGCAAAGAACTTGAGCGGCGCGGCATGAGCCGTCGCCAGGCAGAAGAGGCGCTTGAGGCCGACGTGCGTGATTTCGCGCTAGACGTGCGCTCCCGCCTGCAGCCTCCGGCAGAAAACAGCTCGTGA